The following coding sequences lie in one Treponema sp. OMZ 790 genomic window:
- a CDS encoding nitrous oxide-stimulated promoter family protein, with the protein MQAVLKKDKQEQEKKLIAVMIAMYRSFKEREMDDDELDELLLYSTKRIESCLYRKNGEKKPFCNVCPVHCYKRDMRERIKKVMRYSGPRLLFKHPFLSLKHLFKTIYSKKHPPQSPKRCILR; encoded by the coding sequence ATGCAGGCTGTGTTGAAAAAGGATAAGCAAGAACAAGAAAAAAAGCTCATCGCTGTTATGATAGCCATGTACCGGTCTTTTAAGGAAAGAGAGATGGATGATGATGAGCTCGATGAGCTTCTTTTATATTCGACTAAAAGGATTGAATCTTGTCTTTATCGAAAAAACGGAGAAAAAAAGCCTTTTTGTAATGTTTGTCCTGTGCATTGTTATAAAAGGGATATGCGTGAAAGGATAAAAAAGGTAATGAGGTATTCAGGTCCAAGGCTCTTATTTAAGCATCCTTTTTTAAGTTTAAAACACCTTTTTAAGACAATTTATTCAAAAAAACATCCTCCTCAATCTCCTAAGAGGTGTATTTTAAGATAA